One window of the Roseovarius sp. THAF9 genome contains the following:
- a CDS encoding carboxymuconolactone decarboxylase family protein produces the protein MSLFDEDLFLKGLEQRKATLGAEYVEKNLAAADEFTRPFQEAMTAWCWGFGWGDEVIDAKTRSMMNLSMIGALGKMNEFEIHCRGALNNGVTKEEIRAIVHVVAIYCGVPQGLECFRHARKVLEERGV, from the coding sequence ATGAGCCTGTTCGACGAAGACCTGTTCCTGAAGGGGCTGGAGCAGCGCAAGGCCACGCTGGGGGCCGAGTACGTGGAAAAGAACTTGGCTGCGGCGGACGAGTTCACGCGGCCCTTCCAGGAGGCGATGACGGCCTGGTGCTGGGGATTCGGCTGGGGCGACGAGGTGATCGACGCCAAGACCCGCAGCATGATGAACCTGAGCATGATCGGGGCCTTGGGCAAGATGAACGAGTTCGAGATCCATTGCCGCGGCGCGCTGAACAACGGGGTTACCAAGGAAGAGATCCGCGCCATCGTGCACGTCGTGGCGATTTACTGCGGGGTGCCGCAGGGGCTGGAATGCTTCCGGCACGCGCGCAAGGTGCTGGAGGAACGCGGTGTCTGA
- a CDS encoding ADP-ribosylglycohydrolase family protein translates to MMQKPFSEDEAIGMLVGLAVGDAVGTALEFRTRGSFEPITDMVGGGPFNLAPGKWTDDTSMAMCLAQMLRSANGWDAEDAMRRFVNWRDNGYLSSTRVCFDIGNQTDAALTRFQQTGNPYAGPVEDDYSGNGGIMRLAPVVIAYGASKESAMAVAQLQSRLTHASPLCQRAAANMAEFLATGDMGLLPRPEAPPEEASGYVVHTLHAAFWALTQGDTFRDVILAGVNLGGDADTVGAVVGQLAGRIYGYGGIPEEWRARLYDHDKIRTAAEDLYALRPIDI, encoded by the coding sequence ATGATGCAGAAACCCTTTAGCGAAGATGAGGCCATCGGAATGCTCGTGGGGCTGGCCGTGGGCGACGCGGTGGGCACCGCGCTGGAGTTTCGCACGCGCGGCAGTTTCGAGCCGATCACGGATATGGTGGGTGGGGGGCCGTTCAACCTGGCGCCCGGCAAGTGGACGGACGACACCTCGATGGCGATGTGCCTGGCGCAGATGCTGCGTTCGGCCAATGGCTGGGACGCCGAGGATGCGATGCGACGATTCGTGAACTGGCGCGACAACGGGTACCTGTCGTCGACGCGGGTGTGTTTCGACATTGGCAACCAGACCGACGCCGCGCTGACCCGGTTTCAGCAGACCGGCAACCCCTATGCCGGGCCGGTGGAGGATGACTATAGCGGCAACGGCGGGATCATGCGGCTGGCGCCGGTGGTGATCGCCTATGGCGCCTCGAAAGAAAGCGCCATGGCGGTGGCGCAGCTGCAAAGCCGGCTGACCCATGCCAGCCCGCTGTGCCAGAGGGCGGCGGCGAATATGGCGGAGTTCCTTGCGACTGGCGACATGGGGCTTTTGCCGCGTCCCGAGGCGCCGCCCGAGGAGGCCAGCGGTTACGTGGTGCACACGCTGCACGCGGCCTTCTGGGCGTTGACGCAGGGCGACACATTTCGCGACGTGATTCTGGCGGGCGTGAACCTGGGCGGGGATGCCGACACGGTGGGCGCCGTGGTGGGGCAACTGGCCGGGCGCATCTATGGATATGGCGGTATTCCCGAAGAGTGGCGCGCGCGGCTATACGACCATGACAAGATAAGGACCGCGGCGGAGGATCTCTATGCGCTGCGTCCGATAGACATATAG
- a CDS encoding ammonium transporter — protein sequence MDTDIGALTVIFTEFYYWVTVPLMFLIHVGFCMYEVGASRHKNHMHTVMKNTMLMPLVTITFFFFGWWIYFAFPNGPGITGGITQSDNAVPWSELMGTHLGGPGPALESAQGYGAELGNSFWNRLNGVFWAAFLLFSWTAASIVSGATIERIRPTAFWILAVVIGSGTWIIDAAWGWHPDGWMVTQLGYHDAYASGVIHAIAGGFALGVIVVLGPRIGKFAPDGTPRNINPHNKWLVTIGLFLIYCGFWGFYVACNVPIIDHGTLGGAEGVVNFTATTIYLTPTTLSAIVFNFLMSLSGGLLAGYVVSKGEAFWTYSAGLAGVITASAGNDLYHPIQAMLIGAVGAACAYKLHFWVERRFKIDDPVGAVAVHGYAGFIGLVICGFMLWGHPATAAYHETVAVITPWGQFAGAVIMFGVLGFLPAFIVSKILMGMGMLRVPPAVELVGLDMSEEIAEEMDAIEVSEADIAEAKRLGLLT from the coding sequence TTGGATACCGATATCGGTGCACTGACGGTGATATTCACCGAGTTCTATTATTGGGTGACCGTACCACTCATGTTCCTGATTCACGTGGGCTTCTGCATGTACGAGGTCGGCGCCAGCCGCCACAAGAACCACATGCATACCGTGATGAAGAACACGATGCTCATGCCGCTGGTGACCATCACCTTCTTCTTCTTCGGATGGTGGATCTACTTCGCCTTCCCCAACGGCCCCGGCATCACCGGCGGCATCACGCAATCCGACAACGCCGTGCCGTGGTCCGAACTGATGGGCACCCACCTTGGCGGCCCCGGACCGGCGCTCGAAAGCGCGCAAGGCTACGGCGCCGAACTGGGCAACAGCTTCTGGAACCGCCTGAACGGAGTCTTCTGGGCGGCCTTTCTTTTGTTCAGCTGGACTGCAGCATCAATCGTGTCGGGCGCCACCATCGAACGCATCCGGCCCACCGCCTTCTGGATCCTGGCCGTGGTCATCGGCTCCGGCACCTGGATCATCGACGCGGCCTGGGGCTGGCACCCGGATGGCTGGATGGTGACGCAACTGGGCTATCACGATGCCTATGCCTCGGGCGTGATCCACGCCATCGCCGGAGGATTCGCCCTCGGCGTGATTGTCGTGCTGGGGCCGCGGATCGGCAAGTTCGCCCCCGACGGAACACCGCGCAACATCAACCCGCACAACAAGTGGCTTGTGACGATCGGGCTCTTCTTGATCTATTGCGGCTTCTGGGGATTCTACGTGGCCTGCAACGTGCCGATCATCGACCATGGTACGCTGGGTGGGGCCGAAGGCGTGGTGAACTTCACCGCCACGACGATCTACCTCACACCCACAACACTGTCGGCCATCGTCTTCAACTTCCTGATGTCGCTGTCGGGCGGCCTGCTGGCAGGCTACGTGGTGTCCAAGGGCGAGGCGTTCTGGACATATTCGGCAGGCCTTGCCGGCGTCATCACCGCCTCTGCGGGCAATGACCTCTACCATCCGATACAGGCGATGCTGATCGGCGCCGTGGGCGCGGCCTGCGCGTACAAGCTTCACTTCTGGGTCGAGCGCCGCTTCAAGATCGACGATCCGGTGGGCGCGGTGGCCGTGCACGGCTATGCGGGCTTCATCGGCCTGGTGATCTGCGGCTTCATGCTCTGGGGCCATCCGGCAACGGCGGCCTATCATGAAACCGTCGCTGTCATCACGCCCTGGGGCCAGTTCGCGGGTGCGGTCATCATGTTCGGCGTGCTGGGCTTCCTGCCCGCCTTCATCGTGTCCAAGATCCTGATGGGCATGGGCATGTTGCGCGTACCGCCCGCGGTCGAACTCGTCGGGCTCGACATGTCCGAGGAGATCGCCGAGGAAATGGACGCCATAGAGGTATCCGAAGCCGACATCGCCGAGGCCAAGCGCCTTGGCCTGCTGACTTGA